CCAGTTAGTCCAAACCTTAAAAACTGAACCATAAACTTGTTGAATATCATCTTTATCATATTCTAAAGTACACTTATTGTTTTTATCGTAATCCAAGCAAACCCATTTTGTATTTTTGCTGTTTGCCGTATTGTTAGAAACCTGAGATGCTGTAGAGTTTGAACCATTTGTAGTGTTGTCTGAAAACGATACTGTTTGGTTTGCAGATTGTGGAGATTTGTGGACTGATTGGCCTATAAGATAACCAATACCAACCGATAATAAAACCAAAATTAAAATCAACAAAAAAGGTGTGTTTTTTTTATTTTTTTCCTCCATAATTACCTCCTAAGGTTGTTAAAGATAAATTATTTAAATCATATACCTACTGCATCTTTATCGGGATATAACTTATTAACTTATCCCTCTGTCAAGTCAATATCTTTACTGCAGTTCCTGCAAATCTTGATAAGCATCTTGCGCGTGTGGCTCATCTCCAACCGACTTAAAAATATTGTAAGCTTTGGTAAAATACTCTCTT
This sequence is a window from Desulfurella sp.. Protein-coding genes within it:
- a CDS encoding surface-adhesin E family protein; translation: MEEKNKKNTPFLLILILVLLSVGIGYLIGQSVHKSPQSANQTVSFSDNTTNGSNSTASQVSNNTANSKNTKWVCLDYDKNNKCTLEYDKDDIQQVYGSVFKVWTNWYGEKVKNTEIELGVRDGLPVKAFDNFSHTTVLYYIDCDNQTYKIISSADYDTDGNVINSHDNQGDSYSPIVPDTLGDALYKAVCNKQ